The Pocillopora verrucosa isolate sample1 chromosome 9, ASM3666991v2, whole genome shotgun sequence genome includes the window TACAGTTTTAAGCTCTTTTTGAGATATTGTCGATCAATGTGAGATCGTTACCTAgacgaatttcaaattttaatcattacgTGACTATTCACTCCTCGCCCGCGTGTCACGCTATTTATACGAGCTTACAAACCGACggaatttcagttttaaatgaaaatcatcCGCAAAACACACTCCAAAACGTAACCCTACCCACAACAGCTAATTTAAGTATGTATCAACGTatggaatttttgaaaatttttagtgATTTCTTGCGAAATCCTCACCACCATTGTTTACCTTGAAATACGTCAAAGTGACACCATTCAACCGTATCTCTAAGGCATTTAATCAAGGCGTCGGATAGGATTTTTTCAGAGTTTCACTATTCCTAGGCTTTACATGGAAATTTGGCAGAGGCTAAAGGGACGAAATGTTTTATCTCACCACTCTTGTGCAGTCTCATCACCCTATCTGCAAGCTTTTGAATCCAAGAAATTTGTGTTTCTGAACATCTAAATATTTAGATCACGTTTTCAAGTTAATCGCCTCGatagtgtttttttcctttcagaaacGTGTCCCTTTAGAATTACTCTCGTTActaaaactgaaagaaacgaaaacaaatgaACTTCCAGTCACGCTTTTTCATTCAGCGTAAATAAGCTTCGCACGTGTTCTCTTTGACTATGTGCCTCACTGAAGCTGTAACGGTAAAAGATAAATATATGCGACAGACTTACCCGACAGAAACGACGGAACTTCGTCAAGGAACGAAGATTACAATTGGTATGTAACACAATTCCATATTATTTACCCTTTtagtcattttttattcttattcaGGCGTTGATTTCATCAATTTCTGACCTGAAAACGTCCCCCATTGAGTAGAACGAGAAATGGCATTACTatctttaaatattttgcgTGAAATGTTATTCTGCCTCGTGTGTTTTCGTGGTACGTGATCACCACCATGTGAAACGTGACTAAGGCTCCTTTGTTGTGGAATCGTCTGAAGCGCGATCGGTGATCTCAtttacgcgaaaaactctctgGTTATTCTaatgtttaaataaatttatatgtGTTCAGCGCAGTGTTACAGGAATTTCAGTAGGTAAGGCACGTGAAAATTTCGGTGAAATCCAAAATCAGAGCCATCAGCGGGATTGTCACTTACAAAGCGAATTCATTCGcgtaataataattttgttacTCGCTTTTTCGCCACAAAGCAGAATTTAGTGAAGAGCCTGGCACTGAACCCAGAGATCACGGAATTTCTAAATTTACATCATCCAGACTTCGCATGTTGCTGAAGCGCATATGAAAACACCCTTCAATTGTCACGTATAAAGTCGCAAAGACTCGTGATGTGAATTTATTCTTAAACTAAATATTTTACCGAGTGAACACTTCATTTTTCTCTCTAGAGTCAATCGTGTTATGTCATGGCCAACTTAAAGACTACTCTTGAACTAAAGCAGGAACTAAAAAGCGAACCAAGGTtggtgtggtttttttgttttcattattataAACGAAATGCATGGAATATATTTTACCcaaacaagctaaaaaaaaatgcaatacaCAGAAATTTAAATATGACAGAATAGGAATATCGctcagttaaaaaataatttgccaaATCAAAATATCCCGCGACGATGATTCAAGAAAACCGAAAGCTAAACATATTCGGCAAATGTTTGAAACCGCCGTGAGCCTTGAAAGAGAAATCTTCATTGTCAAACATAACAGCACTTGGTCGGACACTTAAAACACTTCTGGCTATGCGAGAGCAAAATATTACAGCCTGAAAGCCTAGAGAAAAAAGCCTTAACAGTGAGTCCCGTATGGTCGTCTAACATCTTAAACTAGTTAACTAAAAACGACAGAACACAGTGTAGCTCCTTTGCTTTAGCAAGGAATGGAGCAAAACATGTCAATGCTTTGTAAATTTTGCATGGTACCAGTTCTTGGTCATCTTTCTCGAAACTACAACTTGAGAGCTTCGCTTAATTCTGCGTATTTTGTGGTAGGTTGACCATGACGGTGACGTTTTGACATTTATTATCGAAAGTGAACCGTTTGTATTCTGTATCAGCCAAAGATGACTCTCGGTTCTACATAACAAGCTCGCTGTCGGTAGCAAGTTCTAGTCTAAGTAAATTTGCAATTGTGAGGAAGCCAGAGCCGAGTTTTCATTTCCACTACTTTCCTCAGTGTTTTTCAAGAGTACAATCGTATACCTTTGCGCAGCTAATCCACTCTAATCATGAAAAACAGCTTAGCAAAACAGCGAAGCAAGCACTTGTTTCCACTCTTTCCACTACTGGTGAAACTAACAGCTACGTGACTAGCTACCAACCTTCTTTGTTCCAAATTATCTGAAGCTTAATAATTTACAAGTCAGCCATTTATCTCTGATTGCATAATTGGCCTATTATTATAACTAGGAAAAAGAGAGGGGAGACAGAAAGCTAATGTTCAACATTCAGAACTCAAAATGTCAAGTCAAAGTGTtgagttgaaagaaaaatttcataattttggcAGAAAATTATAAATCGTGATATGACgagatttctttatttctttatttttttttttttcaatccatgtTGTGCGTCGCCGCTGCCACCCAATGCAACATTTAATTGTCTTAAAAACGGCGAAGATCAAGAAGCCGAATATATATGGCAAATTTTCTAAGTTCGCGCTTTTTCCACAAATACCCCAAGCAGGCCGTCATACGACTCCATACCGGGCAGGAGAGCTACACTCGAAACAAAACACAACTTTTCAACGATCGATGCTCGAAGTGCAATGATACGCGAATAATGATGGACTGTCGGCGATATTTTTAGCGAACTAGGGCCTACAGCAACTTCGATAGAAATACACTCTGGCCACTGAATCTCCTAAGTCAAGTAAGAACCCCTATCACTATCGGTGAACAATATTTCCGCTCCGATGCAAACTAcgataaattttcctttttccggAACGGCAAAAGGGACTTGTCGCTTTTGGACATGATGACAGCTTGAAAACAACACctgaattacaaaaacaatctCTCTAGCCTTCGGCGAGAACTAATGTAAGAAGACTTCTTGATAACGAATGAGCGATTTCGGAACTGTACAAAACTATACAGTGTGCATCGTAAATCAAGATTGGAAATCGTCAATTACGTGACAAGATGAAGCTGACATGAGGTTTCATCAATCTCGCACCTTCCGGTCTActcttaattcatttttttgctttatatctTCTGaagtaatttcaaaatttcagaagttGATAGAtctctatttttttcattagaTATTACATTCtcaggaaactgaaaaaaaattttccatgtgATGCCTTAAAAAACGGTGAAAATCAAGAAGTCGAATAtgtataacaatttttttaagttcatgCTTTTTTCGCAAATACCCCAAGCAGGCCGTTATACGACTCCAAACATATATACTGTCCCCTAGCTTGATTATTCTGTGGCCAGCGCAAGGTGGTAGTGAAAGAGAGCAAACGTTAATTGTTTTAGATTTAAGCCTATAATTTTGATCTTATTAAACAAAATTGCGGGGAGAAATGGTAAAAGCTTAATTTCGAGACAGTGCCAAGCGAAAATTGAATATCACGCCCTATAACCTGTTCACAGACTTGTCATTGGCCATTAGGTAATAAGACAGTATGTTGACTGTGTAATGTAATGATTATAGTAAATTTGATAGCAGCAATGGTGGTGTTTAtaatgatgacgacgacgactGACAGCCAAAAAATACGTGTTTCATAGCAATATCATAATCATTATTacggttattattattatatcatAAGTATTGTTAtccttatcattattataagtATTATTATTGTAAAATTGTTGCTTTTATGCTTTTACAGAATGTATTTTGTAAATATCGTTTGTAAATgagtaaattattattattattaattattatcattattaatattattattgtaatcAATATTACTATTAATATTGATACAGTTGCAGTTGTCCACGCTCATTCAATCCGTGTGTACTATGGTCTAAGCTCTGCAGCTGGTATTTGCGtctttttgaaagctttttcgGTTGGTTTGGTGAAGGGATCGCCAAGAATCCATTGATAACAATCCAGATATGTATCATGTTCATTAGTGTCTGTTCTGTGGGGTTTGTTTGGTTCCAATCAGAAGGAAGAACTGTAAAACTGTATATACCTCAGGAAAGTAAAGCCCTAGATGACTTGGAAACTGCTGAGAGATACTTTCGAGTCAACTTTCGAGATGAGATCGTCCTATTGGTAGCAAAGCGCAATCATCCCAATGTTCTTTATCCTGAGTGTCTGAGACAGGCTTTCCGTGCCCACAAGGCAGTTATGAACCTGGAATCCTATGTCGACTTCTGTATTACACTATCGGGGAACAAATCCAGATCACCAGAAGACTGCGTGATGACCAACCCACTAGAATTTCTCCAATTTAATGAGATTAACCTGATCGGGAAAGACTTGACACAAGTTCAACTTGAACTAAACAAAGCTGCTAACGACACAAGCTTGGTCACTCGAAATGGACGCCCCTTTTGGTTCAATCTCGACGGAGTATTTGGAAGTATCACCCGAAAACAGGAGATCATAACTGGTGCGAAAGCATTACAGATGATCTATCCCATTCGTGCTCCGTCTGATGACGACGCATACGAAGACGTGCTCAAGTGGGAGACGAAATTTATCGAAAAGATGGCCTCGTTGGTGGACAAACTTTCTTGCTTTGAAGTCCATTATTCAAGCGAACGGAGCATGGATGACGCTATTGATGAAAGCACTGGGTCTGACGTCACACTGGTGTCAATCACTTTCACTCTAATGATCTCCTTTGCTTGCATCATGCTGGGCAAGTTCTTCAATCCGCTGACCGGTCATTCCTTGCTTGCTATCGCAGGAGTGTTTGCAGTGGCCCTAGGCATTTTAGCAGGACTTGGACTGGGCATGTGGTTCCGCGTGCCGTTTGTCAGTTTCGTAGGAATCCTGCCGTTCCTTGTTCTTGGGATCGGTATCGACGATATGTTCATTATGGTAGATGAGCTTGATCGACAACCAAGTGACATGTCAAcgataaaaaagattaaagcaGTCACGAGGCACACAGGTACAACCGTTACAATGACAACCGTGACGGATTTGGTAGCATTTGCTGTCAGCACATCCACTTCGTTCCCAGCTGTAAGGTAGGGCATTTAGATTGATTGCTGAATAAGTGTACTTTTACAATGGCAGTTTGGAAGAATATTGTCTGATTCTTATAGCACTGTCAAGACAACTAATCGAAGAGTGGCTACAAAGTTTTCGGTACTAATATAAGAACCCTCTTTTAGGGGGACTTTTACAAATCATAGCGCGCTCTTGACAAGATTTGCGTAACTTAAGCACAaaagtttttcacttttttccaaGTTGCTTCATTTGCTTGAAAAACCCACCATTTGAATTCCAACAAGTAATTATatagaaaatataaaatgagaagaaaggagGAAAAGTTAGTGGCCCGTAAAGCAGCTAAATGGTATTGCTGAATTGATTATCTTTAGAAGGATATGGTTTGCTCAGAGATATTCCAACCAGTCTCCAGACAATTGTGAAGGGTAAATTATTCTCATTTAATTGTTTATCCAGTAATGATATAAATACTAGAATGGCCCCTAcaataaattatatatttttttcatatactGAAAATTTCCACCGATTTTACGAGCCATTGGCACGTGGAATACGACACTGATCAGTGGTGCTGCCTTATCTTTGTTTAAGGTATTTCTGCATCTACGCCGCTCTCACCGTGACGTCATCATTCCTGATGATTGTCACCTTCTTTGTGGCCGTCATGACCTACGACGTGAGGAGAATTAAATCTGGTCGCAGAGACAACTTTCCATGCTGTTTGGCACCTCGGCCCAAAGATGGAGAGCCAGCCTGGGACGAGCCCGTCGCACAGACGTCAAATCGGGTCATGAAGGCCTGGGGAAAATTCTTGATGTCTCGAGCAACAAAATGCGTGGTTATAATTATCTCGCTGGCCCTCCTTAATGCTGGGATTTACGGAGTCACCCAGGTGGACGAGGCATTTGATGAGAGAATGCTCGCGAAAGATGATTCTTattacaaacaatttttaatggCTCAGCAAAATCACTTCGACCTTTCCATGCCAGTGAGCATCGTGGAGACTGGTGGGGTCGATTACAAGATGAGTTCCACCCAGGAGCAAATCAAAGCACTGACAAACATCGTCACAGAGAATGAATACTACGAAAAACGCTCGTTATCCTGGATGGACGAATTCTCCCATTACGCTGAGCAAACTAATAAGAGTATCACTGGGCCAAATTTTTTGCCCGCTCTGAAGGAATTCCTTCGCATTCCAGCCTTTTCTCATTTTAGTCAAGATTTGAAGTTTACTGAGGATGGTGCCAGACTGGAAGCCTCTCGGATCCTTGGTTTTATGAAGGGTATCATTAGCTCCACCTTTCATAAAAACGCCATGCTCACACTCCGTGAAGATATCACAGAAAAATCGGAACTTGATGCCTTTCCTATCAACCGATTTTTCATATACTTTGAGCAGTACGCCATTACCACCAGAGAAACTGTAAGGAATCTACTTATCGCAGCCTTAGCGGTGCTAGTTGTCACAAGCCCCTTTCTGATGGATTGTACCGTGACTTTCCTTGTGGTGTTGAACTTTGCAGCCCTGATATGCGAGTTATTTGGTTTAATGGTCATCTGGAATGTTTCGCTGAATTCTGTAACTATGATCATCCTCGTTATGGCCATTGGATTTGCAGTCGACTACAGTGCCCACATCGCACATGCATACATAACGTCAAACGAAGCTACAGCTAATGGACGAGTAGTGCATGCATTGAGTACATTAGGAGCTAGTGTGTTCATGGGAGGTAAGTCATGTGTTTgatctattttattttatacgTTGTGTTAATTTCACCGATCATTTGCACTGTTACTGGAAGTGTGAAATACCAGTGAAAAAAGTATAACCATTGATTTATTACTTTCATGTGAGTATATCGGCAGTGAGTCGACTGCCACGAAAGAAGACTACATATTCTTTACTTGAAGTCGTTGTAACTGTAGTTTTCTTTATGTATGCTTTAGCAAgacgattttttatttcatgtccaaattttcttttgatctGAGTAACCTCCACATTGTGAAAAGACGGCGACCATTTCGCCCGTTTCTGTGTATAATTGTCTTATTTGGTTGTTGCCGTCTTGTTGCATGTTCCTAGGATTCAGTACCTTCCTTGGCATGGTCGTTCTTGCATTTGCCGCATCGGAGATCTTCCGAATATTCTTCAAAATGTTCTTCGGCATTGTCGTACTCGGTCTTCTTCACGGCCTTTGTATCCTGCCCGTTTATCTGTCCTTGCTGTGGTGGAGACCGTCTGTTATTATCAGATCCCCCTCACTAGGGGGCGCCTCTGGGAAACTTGGCAGTGGAGACGTCAGAGTGGAAGAGATCGACGTGACAGAAAACAAAGTTCAGCACGAAAATAGAAGAGAGAAAACCACTTTGATAGGTAAAAATGAAGCCAGCCACGGAGAAGAACAAGAAACAGACACCGCGCAAGGCCTATTGACGGATTCCGTCGAAGCATTCGTTGATGAATGGGCACTAACAAGGGTTCCTGATCCTGAAAGGGAAACAAACGTCTAGAGGAGGCACCTAAGACTATTTGGGTAACGCTGCTCAGTATTCCACTAAACGTCCGTTGAAACTGCTGACTTAGCTGACTAAGCTAACTTATTGACGTTTAATCTCACAGAGATATTTCCAATTCAGAGATGAAATCGGGACAATCAGTAGCACACGGGCAACTGAAAACCATTTTGATCCCGGAGCTTTTAAACTAAGTGTTataaaagcaaaactaaaataaacaaatcgaTAATTCAAAACTTAAGTATCCAAAAGAACCCAAAAAACCGCTTCTAGGGCGGGAGAAAAAGTGTGACTTAATCGCAATTGTTTTAAGGCTTGTGCCTGATTGGTTGAGGTGACAGCGTGAGTTTTGTGGGCCATTCCCGatgaacaaaaaaactaaaacagtgaAAACTCTACTCCCAATAGTAAATAACTTCTGCCTTGGAGAAAAGTGAGCGATTTTATTTTACTCGCTTCACAAAGCTCGAAAAGTATttataaaaaaggaatttaaaagaCATTTATCACATTATTGTATGTAATGAATACCTAAGGAGTAATGTGTggatcagtatcagtatctgggtaactgcccacctacccctcccctaacccaacattaaccttaacttgttgtcaattgactgttgttgagttagaggaggggtaggtgggcagttggcaagatactgatattgatcctaatGTGTTAAAAAGAGTAACACACcgttcaaattttgaaaatattccgGTTAAAACCTCATTACTTCATTTCATTACGCGGTACCGTTCTGTTTATAGTTGGCACTAGTTCTAATTTATGAAGCGAGTATTTTTCCTGCATTACTATGAGATAAATCATTGGTATCAGTAAAAATTTcgaaataagtttttttttaactcgtgtaATTTGTATTCCAATGAAAGCGTGCTACTTAACTTATCTCGACTACAACTCTAACAACAGCTTATAACTATTAACAAAAATCTATGCGCTTATATTCTCATGTGGATGTGTTTTCTTAACCTTGGAATCGGAGTTGACACTACGTCTGTGCCTCATGCGAAGTAAAAGGTATACACAGACGACCGTACAATGAACAATCTGAAGCACTTGAGGCTTAATTAGTGATAGGTGATAATCTCCATAATTAGAAAACAATCACAGATGTGAACCTTACGCTGATAAAACGGCTTTTAAGTCTCATGCAAATGAAATGGTtaaaataatgattattataGAACCATCACATTTGAGAAAGGAACGACAAGTACCACAAAAATATCATACTTAACTccttaacctctaagagtggctagcatctaatttctgcTCATGATATCACCCCTAAGTCAAACATTACAACTCACAAAGGTAGGATGGGTCGAAATTCAGACCACTCGTGTGGGACACTCTGTTATCGTCTTCTTCTTGTTTCTCTCTTCATGTCTGGCAGAAAAACATTCCGCTAGCGTTATTTTCCAATTTCATCCTCAGTATCGTTGCTTCTTAAACTCTGGAAACGATTGTGACGTTTAAGAAGTGCTTAAAGATTCCTTATCATATCGCATCGATGACGCAGGTTGCGCGATTCCGGTTcacttcacacagaaaaaaggAATCTTAGTGTACTTTACACTTAACTAAATGATTTGATCGACGCTTTTTCGATTTCCTTTAATCTCGAGTGTTTTTGTATATCTTTAGGTCTCTCATCACACGATACGtcaactttcaaagaaaagcaaaacagttttatctaagagttaatttttttccataaggTTGTGAAGggaaaattaattgaagaaaatgCCTCAGGGTAATTTTAACCTGGTATTAACgtttttgttaattgttttaACGTTGTTACGTCAAGCTAAGTGCGCTCTTTATTTATAAATACTGATTGAGCATCTCCTCCAATCATCAAACATCTGAAAAGCAACTGTTTTGTATTCTGATTTAAAATATTCACCATATCGAAAACATTAATATTTTCACTTCAGTTCGCCGGCGCGATTCACGCACGCAGTAAATATAACTTGATTTACGTCAGGAATTAGTACTCAAAGATTGATTCTCTCTCACTCCAATTGGAAAACTTTTACCGATCGGCGAGACTAGTGAATAGCCAAAACAACTTCGCGTACGTGGTATAACAACGGCCTTCGACATCGGCCACAAAAACCATGAAACAAGTTTCGAATTCGTCCGCCGAAGTGAAGCCAACAAATAagaggtatatatatatatatttatcaagTACGGCATTTTCCGAATTTAAATTACGTTTAAGCGCTTCTCAACAgcgaaaaacgaaaaacaattcCGAACAGCCTCAAAAATACGGGTGTAATATAACATATGTGTTATTGCACAACAGTTCTTTCACATTGAGAACACGTATTCACACTTGTGAATATTCTCTCATAGGTGAAATAACTTGCAGGTAAAATACAAGCAGACCGAAATTTAATTGAGGTCTGTTAAAGATCCTCTGGGAAATGTTACTCTTAAACAGAAGCTAAAATGAGTATTTTTAGCTTTGTTATGCATGTCGTCATTACTCAGGCTTTTCAAAGGAGACTCCCGAGTTGAAATTTccggttccttttttttcttcctcgtTCAGTCACGTATCGCCGTCTATGCCTTAAACCGCACGCGTAGAGTAGGGCTCAGTGCTCTGCACATCGCTGAGAACAAGATAAGAggaagttttcatttgaaaggTTATGGCACGGATTCCATGACTTCAAGGGAGCTGAAATCACATAGGAACGAACACGCCGTTCGCGGTAGATCCACACGAAAAGAAGTCGAATATTTTTGGAACGACTCGGCTGCATGCCCTTCGAGAGATCAATTTACGAGCGAACATttatgagtgaaaaaaaaaagagaatcgtGTTATACCTTCTTCAGAAGCGTCATCGTATTTTTTAGACGTGATCGTGCACCAAGTACTCGGAATTCCAGTACGAACTCTACAACGTCTAATTCTAACATCAAACTATGCgatgttaaaagaaaatgattaatgaaagaaaaagcatttACTTCACGCCCTAGCCTTACGAACAAGAATAAAGTATTGTAgattttttgtaaacattacATATGCAAATTCCCAGACGACCATTCCATCTTGTGACGAAGCTGGGTAGAAAACACTTTCAAAGCTGTAAATCAAGTATCAAGTTGTTGccgttttgtttttaaacattAAGCAACGCACATAATCTATATTTCaacataaaaatcaaatttcattgaGAAAGAGAAGCCCAAGTACACGCAGATGTGTGTCTAGTTACTTTAGAGTTCTCGCACGATTAACATCTTTGCGCTTTCATTAAACCGCTTAATGTCCGGCGAACTTTGAGAAATTTAACTCAGTgatctttgaatttctttttcccTTCGCTCAGAGAAACCATGATTGCATGGATCATGGATGCACGAATGCAAATTCTTCTGAGGAATtggaaattttataaaaaaaaactccgaATTTTAACAAAGAACTGAAACTCTATATTGCGTAATGGCGTTACGTAACAGATGTCAGTATTTGCTTCGAAGTTAGCTTCTTAATATTTGAACAAGTTTCGTCTCTCCCTAAAATGTTACAAGAATCAATATCAAGTCACATAACTCGAAGATACCAGATAAGTATTTCAACTTCCGAGTTCTTGATGAGTTAAAACCAATAGTCAATATGCCACTGAATGTACGTCACAATATCTCACCTTTGGATGCAGTTTGACACGTTTTAACTGGCATCAGATGGGAAAAACTCGTGGTTTCATTTACAAAGCCCCAGTTGGTTTAAGTCGACGGCATGAGATCATATTCAAAGGCTAATTAAAGGTGGAATACACTTATCTTGTATATTTTAAAGCAACATAACTCTCCATTAGCGCCATTTTCTTTACACATCCCCACTCTAAAACGCCACCTtctccttagaaaaaaaattttataaaaacacaaattagAAGCGGGTACCAAAGAGAGGTAAAGAGGTCCAAAGCCCGATTTACCACCGgattttagagaaaaattacGCGTCATGTGTTAAATGGTATTTCAAGCATCACGAATTTCAAAGTTAAAACTTTATATCTCAGTTTATTATACCTTTCTataaaattcacgcgtcaccCATTGATTTTGAGCTTAACCACTCGTCACGTATAAACCACGAGGGGTTTTTACCATTGTATTGTGAATTTTTGGGTGATGTTGGGGATACTTTACAAATTATACTTGTTTTTGAAAGGCTGAGCAAGTTTCCATTTTTGATGCAGCTATAGTTAATTTCGTAAACGAAGTGCCTACTGTGTACCGTACTCATTAAAGGTTGTCAAAAGTTCAAGAGGAAAGTAATGCATCAGACATTGTCTCTCGATGAGTTCTCCCCTCCTCCTCTATGAAATAAGCCAAATCTTCCTCTTCTGGTAAGCTTTCCTGTCCAAAGAATCAAGTTTTATTAACCCCTGGAAAGAGGAAGGGGGCTCTCATCGAAGTGTCACAGGTGATCTCAGATTGGAGAGCCAAGGACAGCAGCTAAGGTTTACAAACACCCAACAATAACactgaggggagggggggttcaAAAACTCTTAATAGTAATGTATGCAAGAACTAACCTAACTTTCTATTTGGTTATTATAGCTGCTGCTGTCCGCGCCGACTCAATCTGTGTCTACTGTGGTCCTCGTTCTGCAGTTGGTTTTTAAGTTCTTTGGAACGCTTCTTTGGTTGGTTTGGTGCAGGGATCGCCAAACGTCCATTGATAACAATCCCGATATGTCTCGTGTTTGTCAGTGTCTGTTCCGTGGGGTTTGTTTGGTTCCAGTCAGaaacaagaactgaaaaactgttCATACCTCAAGACAGCAAGTCCATAAATGACTTGGAAATTGCTGAGAAATACTTTCGAGTCAAGATTCGAGAAGAAATCATCCTTTTGGTGGCATTGCCCGGTAATCAGAATATTCTTTCTCCTGAGTGTCTAAGACAGGCCTTTCAAGCTCACAATGCAGTTATAGAATTGGAGTCGTATACCAATTTTTGTGTCACACTATCAGCGAACAAATCAAGGTCACCAGAAGAATGCGTGATGATCAACCCGCTGGAATTCTTACAGTTCAATGAAAGTAAACTGAGTGGTAAAGACCCAACACAGATTCAACATGAACTAAGTAAAGCGTACAACGACACCAGCTCGCTCATGCGCAATGGACGCCCTTTCTGGTTCAACTTCAACCGTATGTTTGGTGATGCTATTCGCAAAGATGGAATCGTAACCGAAGCCAAAGTATTGCAAATGATTTATCTCATTCAAGACCCTAGCGACGACGAAACGAACGAAAAAGTTCTCGCTTGGGAGAAGAATTTCGTGGACAAGGTAGCTTC containing:
- the LOC131793631 gene encoding patched domain-containing protein 3-like, with amino-acid sequence MANLKTTLELKQELKSEPSCSCPRSFNPCVLWSKLCSWYLRLFESFFGWFGEGIAKNPLITIQICIMFISVCSVGFVWFQSEGRTVKLYIPQESKALDDLETAERYFRVNFRDEIVLLVAKRNHPNVLYPECLRQAFRAHKAVMNLESYVDFCITLSGNKSRSPEDCVMTNPLEFLQFNEINLIGKDLTQVQLELNKAANDTSLVTRNGRPFWFNLDGVFGSITRKQEIITGAKALQMIYPIRAPSDDDAYEDVLKWETKFIEKMASLVDKLSCFEVHYSSERSMDDAIDESTGSDVTLVSITFTLMISFACIMLGKFFNPLTGHSLLAIAGVFAVALGILAGLGLGMWFRVPFVSFVGILPFLVLGIGIDDMFIMVDELDRQPSDMSTIKKIKAVTRHTGTTVTMTTVTDLVAFAVSTSTSFPAVRYFCIYAALTVTSSFLMIVTFFVAVMTYDVRRIKSGRRDNFPCCLAPRPKDGEPAWDEPVAQTSNRVMKAWGKFLMSRATKCVVIIISLALLNAGIYGVTQVDEAFDERMLAKDDSYYKQFLMAQQNHFDLSMPVSIVETGGVDYKMSSTQEQIKALTNIVTENEYYEKRSLSWMDEFSHYAEQTNKSITGPNFLPALKEFLRIPAFSHFSQDLKFTEDGARLEASRILGFMKGIISSTFHKNAMLTLREDITEKSELDAFPINRFFIYFEQYAITTRETVRNLLIAALAVLVVTSPFLMDCTVTFLVVLNFAALICELFGLMVIWNVSLNSVTMIILVMAIGFAVDYSAHIAHAYITSNEATANGRVVHALSTLGASVFMGGFSTFLGMVVLAFAASEIFRIFFKMFFGIVVLGLLHGLCILPVYLSLLWWRPSVIIRSPSLGGASGKLGSGDVRVEEIDVTENKVQHENRREKTTLIGKNEASHGEEQETDTAQGLLTDSVEAFVDEWALTRVPDPERETNV